In one window of Mytilus galloprovincialis chromosome 6, xbMytGall1.hap1.1, whole genome shotgun sequence DNA:
- the LOC143079449 gene encoding magnesium-dependent phosphatase 1-like, whose translation MGHSPKLIVFDLDYTLWPFWVDTHVDPPFKMNSDGKVYDRSGTHVKYFEDVPKILQDLNQQGFQLGIASRTSSIEEAKELVKLFKWEKYFNFSEIYPGCKLNHFKKFHEQSGLPYTEMLFFDDEYRNIKDVGSLGVTCIHADNGVSRSVVDEGLAAFAMKKC comes from the exons ATGGGACATTCGCCGAAGTTGATAGTTTTTGATTTAG ATTATACACTATGGCCTTTTTGGGTAGATACACATGTAGATCCTCCTTTTAAAATGAACAG tgatGGAAAAGTGTATGACAGATCTGGAacacatgtaaaatattttgaagatGTACCAAAAATTCTTCAGGACTTGAATCAACAGGGATTTCAGCTAGGTATTGCATCAAG GACATCATCCATTGAAGAAGCAAAAGAATTAGTCAAGTTATTTAAAtgggaaaaatatttcaattttagtgaAATATACCCAGGATGTAAACTCAATCATTTTAAGAA ATTTCATGAACAGAGTGGTTTACCATATACTGAAATGTTATTTTTTGATGATGAATACAGAAACATAAAAGATGTGGGATCACTAG GTGTTACTTGTATCCATGCTGATAATGGAGTATCAAGATCTGTTGTGGATGAAGGACTTGCTGCCTTTGCCATGAAGAAATGTTGA
- the LOC143079450 gene encoding uncharacterized protein LOC143079450, translated as MVNEIGGIDPGNVPQPTTTSTTQPPPGPNQPLDNENRRSTTDTIAALTVAILSVIVIITILLLVRAIRKRRQARQGRELNPVATISTGVMGTGVAAYSNAAMDWEPVNHDHEMTVRPSSSHHRS; from the exons ATGGTAAATGAAATTGGTGGCATTGATCCTGGCAACGTACCACAGCCCACAACTACCTCAACAACCCAACCACCTCCTGGACCAAACCAACCATTAGACAACGAAAACCGACGATCGACAACCGATACCATTGCTGCCTTAACTGTTGCCATATTATCTGTTATTGTAATTATAACCATTTTGTTGCTTGTTAGAGCTATCAGAAAGAGACGACAGGCTAGACAAGGGAGGGAACTCAATCCTGTTGCAACTATATCTACAGGAGTTATGGGCACAG GTGTAGCAGCTTACAGTAATGCAGCCATGGATTGGGAACCAGTGAACCATGACCATGAAATGACAGTAAGACCTTCATCGTCTCATCACAGAAGCTAG